The stretch of DNA CACGTCCTCATTCATAAACATCTTCTTTTACAAATTCCACAGGTTTAGTTACTTTGGGATTAATATGGGCCTATTTATTAATTTAGCATGAATTGTTCAAATTCATTCTGGATCCTGAGCCGATATCCAGCAATGCTGGGTGTGCGCCTGTGAGAGTCACCAGCCCTGATGAGCCTCAGgttattgtatttataaaatgaaggttaggcttccttcaatttttttaaaaccatttttaacaGTAAAAACTTTTTGGTTGTTACataaaaatgtacaagaaaaactCAAACATgataatcattttattaatataaatatttttgtgagcTCAATTTATGacttaattataaaagaaataagcaaCATGAGGTGCCATTATAAAATATGCTAACCATACTTTCCTACTTTGTTTATATGTTATTGATAAATCTTCATGTATACAGAAAAGTAGTttcaaagaataataatttaaaataatatcttgaCTTGTAATTTCggggactttaaaaaaattcctgcaaCTGCTTTTTAAAGGTTCTAGAACAGTTTTCTATGTCTTACAGCTAAATAACTACACAGAGCTAACTCTTCACACATTctgtattataaatatgtaagtcAAAAAAGGAACagacaaaatcataaaaacacatgcatgaaCAAATGGGCCTTGGCTCACATTTAATTGCCATCTGCCAATGCACATAGGTTATAGCAGaatttttgtgtgtaattttaCAAGTGGATTGctgtcaaaataaaaattgtctacTATCTCTATTCAGTGGTATATTTGCACAAATGGTGAACATATTCATAGAGATAGtgagagaaatttatttcatggCTTACAAGAAGACAGGTTAAGTTGGGACATTTAATTGTTTCATTAATGCTACATTTTATAATGCACTTGTATGGGCAaggtatttaaatgtattataacaACTTTTGAATGCTCAGTGTTACAGATGGAATTACTAAAGTACTAACTGATATTTTCTGTGTGTGCTTTGAAGGCACAAGGAAATAATAACGCcgcccttttcccttttcccatcTTATTTCCTGAAGGCCAAGCTGTGCTTTTGCAGATTGGGCCTctctgtaacacacacacacacacacacacacacacacacacacacaccatatggCCTTTATGGttttaaaggaggaaaagagaatttGCCTGGATAACTCTCACCTGGGTATTTTCAGGGGAGATCTAGAATCATCTGAGGGGTTCAGCTAGACTAgccaatggaaaaacaaaatgaagatacCGGGGAGATGTTCCCAGAACAGTACCATTCCTAATGGGCTAGGCCCTAGCCACATGCAATTCCCCAGATGTGGTTGGTGTGGCCAAGGTTCCGGCATGTGACGGCTGCCTTCCTGGCACTTCTTGTGCTGTGAGGAGCATCCCCTCCCCAGTGCCGGGGCAGTGGTCCTCTCGCCCCCTTCAGAGTAAAGGGCCAGCAGTCGGCAGTCACAGGACAAGTAGTGAGACAGGAAGGTGAGGCGCATGAAGTGCCACCATCCCGcctccagtgtctggcacagaataTGACGAGGAACCTCCGTGAATTGGAATCTTCCATATCTTCACACATGTGAGATTCTGCTAGATGTAATTTgacttataaaaagaaagaaatatgaccTTCTTGTATCTAAATATTGTAGAAGAGTTAATGATTGTAACCTGGATGTTTTAAATTCTGAGATGCTATTAAATCAATATTCATCACAAATGTATTGATAATTTTTTAGAAGAACAGAAGAGATCTCATCATATTTAATGCAGTGTATCCATTGTAAGATGCATGCTAATTCCAGAAAAAGTAAAGcataaaaaaaatctgtcttagaatggaaaaataaagtaaactATTTTTAACTAGAATTTAAATGCAACATTTTAGGATATGAAGCCATCAACTCATTTTGAAAACTACTGGGTCAGATGACCTCAGCGATAGGAAACCTCTAAAAGATCACTAATCTAATAATGAGAtaattttctgtgtctttgcCTGAGAGTCTGTCTGAAAGTGGTGCAgtttttacagaagaggaataACGTGTCCCAGACTGAGAACGCTTCACGGCCACCATTCTGGGCAGTGCTTTGGTGTGGAGTTTTAGCAGTCAGTATTCAGAACCAGAAACTCAAAACAATGCAACATTTGTCtatcacctacctgtgaccttgGAAGCCCCTTCCCTGCTTCCAGTTGTCCCCACCTTTCTGGATGGAAGCAAGGTGCTTCTGACATGTATTGACTGATGTCTCACGTCTCcctaaaaccaagctgtgccctgaccaccttgggcacttgtcgtcaggatctcctgaggctgtCACGGGTGCACGTCCTCAACCTCGGCAAAATGAACTTTCTAAATCACCTGAAACCATCTCAGATAGTCAGGGTTCACAGCTCCCTTTCCCGAACCCTCCCAGGAGGCCCTCGTGGGCGCCCAGGTCCTGCATGCTGTTGTGGCCCAGGCTCACCTGGAGCAACTCGACTCTTCCTTACAGCCTCAAGAGCCTTTCAGTTCCTAAAGCTGTTTagcctgtgaaaggaaaatgaatctgAAGGCCCAAAAATTACTaatctaaatggaaaaaaagctgggaactgcttagggcaaacctgcctccccttctattcaaagtcacccctctgctcactgagagaAGTGCATATCTGATGGCCTCCTTTGGGGAGGCTATTCAGAAACCCAAAAGAATACAACACTTTGTCTCTCACATACCTGTGACCTGGAATCCTCCTCCCTGCGTCAAGTTGTCCCTCCTTTCCCGACGGAACCAATGTTCgtcttacatatattgatgtctcctgtctccctaaaatgtataaaaccaagttgtgtccccaccaccttgggcacatgtcgtcaaAACCTCcggaggctgtgtcacaggcgtCCGTCcacaaccttggcaaaataaactttctaaattgactgagatcATCTCAGATATTCGGGGTTCACAAGTCCATGTATGTGGACATCCCCTGGGGTAGTGCCCCTCCTCCACTGAGCTCACCCGCGTCCTCCTTGTGCgttttcttcagaaaaaattTCACAGCTACTTGGTCCATACCTGTCGGCCCTACAGGAACCGCTGTTCTCCACAGGCCATTGGGCGGTATACCTCCTggggtgtgtggagaggaccagGCTCCTCTCCTAATTCCCACTCAGTTAATAACAAAGGTAGACAAGTTGAGAAATTTGCTAACCCTAACCTTAACCCTAACCACAACCCCAACCACAAACCCAAACTTAACCCTAACCCAACCCTAATTCCAACTCCAACCCCAACACCAACACCAACCCTAAACCAAACATGAACCCGGACTCGGACACGCAGGCTGACCCTAACGCCTAACCCTGACCCCTGACACTGACCCTTGACCCTGACCCGGACCCAGACCCAGACACAGACCCTGCCCGTGACCCGGACCCTGACGtggaccctgaccctgaccccaACCCGAACCCTGACCCTGACCCGAACCCGAATCGCAACCCCAACCAAAACCTGAACCCAAACCCCAACCCCAACTCGAACCCTAACCCTTAACCCCAACCCTAACCcgaaccctaaccctaacccaaaCCCGAACCCTAACCCCTAACCCGAACCCTAACCCAAACCCTGACCCTGACCCGAACCCGAAACCTAACCCGATTCCgaaccctgaccctgaccctgaccctaacCCTGACCTCACCCTGACCCTGACCTTACCCCTAACCCTGACCCTGACCTTACCCCAACCCTGACTCTGACCCTGACCTTacccctgaccctgaccctgacccaaCCCGAACCTGACCCGACCCGACCCTGACCGGAACCTGACCTGATCCCGAACCCTAACccaaaccctaaccctaacccagCCCTACTGTATCCCTAACTCCTAACCAATGCTGAGCCCTAACCCTTAACCCCTTACCATAACCATAATCCTCATCCTAACCCTTACCCTAGCCTTATTTCCATCCCACATACTTTGTCCACGATGGGATTTTACTTCATTGTTTGGGGTCGTTGTAAATCTCTGCTCATTTAGGAGTCCTTCACTGTAACAAGGACCTTGGTCTTCCACAGACCCTAAATGCCAGTGGCCCGGGATCCTGGGGACACCATCAGCCACCAGGTGGCAGCAGGGGCCCTTTGTATTTGGACCGTGTGGCTCAGCCAGAGGACTGGACTGGGAAACTCCTACTCATGGCCTCTCTTGGGGTGGTTTTGTTAGGTGACTCCAGGTGTCCCAACCTCCTGTGTCCATTGTAATATGTCCTGGGACCATCTCCCCAGGGCCTTCGACCTCTCCTTGCTGTCCTGGCTACTGATGTACCTCCAGCCTCTCTCATTCCTCACTTCCTACTAAGACCTGGCCCCGGCATGGCCAGCTCTATGTCTCTCGCACCCTCTCAGGCCACCTTCTCTTCTAGGCACTGCCACTGGGCTGCTCCTCACCCCATAGATCCACAGTCCCCAGGCAGTCCTACGGCAGTGTTCACTGGTGTGTGCAGCCTGCACCCCCTTCCCCCAGTCAGCCACCCCCATCTGAGTACTGAGGAGGCCCCTGCCTGATTAGAGACCTCCAGATGCAAACCCAGATCACACAGCACAGTGATAAGAGGAGGGATTCCTACCTCAAAAGAAAGGCATGGGACCAACCCCAGATCCCACCACCCTCGGCCTCAAGGGCAGGCATGACTAGAGGCCCTTGGTGACCAGGACCCGCTGCCTTCTTCACCAACTGGCTGGCATGGCCTCCCTCACCAGCGTTCCCTCCTAACACACCTGTTCTCTCTTACATACCCTAAAGCCACTTGCCAACCACCTGTCACACAGCCACCCCATGCCTGTTGCTGCTTGGCACCCACTGGGAGACAGGGATGTGAATAAACCTCATCTGAGCTGGCTGCCAGATCCTAATGGGCAGGTCCGGTCCGCCCTGTGGGAGAGGTGCTGCCCGGTGAGGCATAAAATCTCGGGATTCTGGCTGGAGGCAGCTCGTGAGACTGCTGGCATGAAGGGGAGCCGTGCCCTCCTGCTGGTGGCCCTCACCCTGTTCTGCATCTGCCGTGAGTCTGTGCCATTGGGGTTTCCAGAACATTCAGGGGCAGGGGGGTTGGGGGTACCCGAGAAGGTAAAATCCTGGCATCAGGCCCCTGCAGTGAACACTCCACCTGCACCTGTCACAGAAGTGGGCAAGGACCCTGCAGAACCCGTGCCCACCCAACTCCACCCCAACCAAAGACAAAGCCCAGCTGACCCTACCCCAGCCCCATCCAGCCTGACCTGGCCCTTCAAGTCCCTGGTCAGATCAGCCTCTCATCAGGGGAAATTCCCCCACACAAGGGGCTTAACTTTCCTTCCCTGGTGATCCCAGGGAATGCTGAGTGGAAACTGGAGCAGCTAAGATTAAGGGGGATGTGAAGGGGTCTTCAGGCAAGGTGGAGTTGGGGGTGTTGTGGAGGAAGCCCTGTGGAGGAGGGGTGGGCATTGAAGGGGAAGGTCTGGAGACCATGGAGGTTGGAGCCCTGGGGCAGGTCCGGGGCTGCGGTTGCACCGGAGTCACCCTGTCCTGTCTTGGCATCATCTCGCTCGTGATGCAGCGCTGGCCACAGGGGAGGACTGCAATGAGTTTTTCATGGACTTCCTGCAAACACTACTGGTGGGGACCCCAGAGGAGCTCTATGAGGGGCCCCTGGGCAAGTACAATGTCAACGAAGATGCCAAGGCAGCAATGACTGAACTCAAGTCCTGCATAGACGGCCTGCAGCCAATACACAAGGCAGAGCTGATCAAGTTGCTGGTAtgagggcggggggggggggggcacgcCATTTTCTAAAGACCTGCAGCCTTACCAAGATCACCCAACACAGCACACCCACAGCCTCCCACCTACAGACATCACACCACCCACAGACATTGAACCCGCATCAGCCAGCTCAGGTGGGCACCCCAGACCTCCTGTCCACAGAGCGGCCCCCAGACTCCATAGACCTGCTCCTCCCCAGTCTGCGGGCTACTCCTCCATGCACACATGTGAACATACACAGAGATCCAAACACAGGTGCAGACCTGCAATGCACACTGCGTGCACACATGTATAAACACATTCACACACGCATGCTCACACTGGGATACgcacatacatgtgtgtacaccatcatgcatgcacacacaccacccGGCTGCTGGGAGGAGATGGGCAGCAATATGCCAGACCCCCCCATGGAGGGCCTTGCTTGCCTGTAGGAGCTGTGGCTCTCCGCTTACTGATCACAGCCCTCttagtctgtgtgtgtctgccttCCAGGTGCATGTGTTGGGCAGTCAGGACGGTGCCTAAGTGGACCTCAGACATGGCTCAGCCATAGGACCTGCCACACAAGCAGCCATGGACACGCCGCCCACTACCACCTCCCCACATGGAAATTTACCCTCAAACCATATAATCAATAAAGCCTTCCGCAGCTCAGGCTCTGgttcctctctctccccccacagacagacacacaaatgGGGACATCGAGAACATACTCAgggacacagccacacacacagacccacagACAGAGAGTCCTGCTTAAGGAGCACACGTGTGAAGGTCCTCTACAGAGGGGCACACAGGGTCCACATAGGAGCAGGCACACCACAGGCAAGACCCAAAATGGAAATCCGGGCAGACGCCATGTAGGCAGGGGGACAGAGCACAGAGCCAGACAGCACCATGTGGACAGAGGGCATCCAGAGGGAGACGGGTGGCAGAGGCAGTGGTATGAGGTGGGAGAGACAGGGAGCCCCAGAAAGAGGAAGTGTCCAGGACTGGGTGGACACAGACCCCATGCCGCCCATAGGCTAGGTCAGGGCGGGGGTGCTCAGCATCTGAAAGCTGGTGTCATAAGACAATAGCTGCGTGCAATAAACAGTCACACAGGCAGCCCAGGTCCAGCGGGTTTGAGAACAATCTCTCTTCCCAAAGTCGTCCAAGGAAAAAGTCTGCCTAGAAGACACTGGGAGGGGCTCAAGCCCCAAGAGGACCCCCGACAAGgccaagagaaaaaaaggtaCACCCGTTTCCAAGGGGGATGGGAGCCACAGGTGAGCAGCCTCTGAGGAGGTCAGCCAGGGCAGCAGCAGCACCCACAATGACTCACGCCCACCACAACCAGCACATACCCTAACCCTGACCCTGGATCCCAGGCTCTCCCACAGCCAGAACCTTCcagcacctcagtttcccaatctaTGGTCTCTTCTGGGGGCACAGCTGAGTGGAACTGACACATCCTTGGCCACCCTGGGTGCTGAGCCCTGAAACTTCACTGCCCTGGCCCTCTTCTCCACACCTCTGTCCTGTCTGAGCCCGGCCAGGAGGCCACGCGGTGCTGTCTGGCTCTGTGCTCTGTCCACCTGCCTAGATGGTCTCTGCCTGGATTTCCATTTGGCTGAGGAAGCCCTAGGAAGGAGGCCCTGGAGGACTCGGTTATAGGGGACCTGGTGAGGGGACCCAGTGAGGGGGACTTCATGAGGGGATGCCTGGTTGAGGGGACCTGGTGAGAGAAACATGGTGAGGGGGCCTGGTGAGGGGTGGTCTGGTGAGGGAACTTAGGGGAACCTGGTGAGGGGACATGGCCGGGGCCTTGGTGCAGGGACCTGGCGAGAAGGACCTGGTGAGGGGACATGGTGGTGGGAGGCCTGGTGAGGGGAACCTTCTTGTCAGGGGGACTTATAGGGGTGTCCTGTTGGCGGAACCTGGTGAGGGGACCTGGTGGTGAGACCTGGTGAGGGGATCAAAGGCAGAGGCCATTGTCTTGGTCACACAGACAGAATCTAGAACCTGTCATCCCACAGAGCCACATTCTAGAGTTTAGACTGGGGGACCTCTCCCCAATTCTGTAAGCCCCTGAAGAGAGGCGGCCTTTCTCTCCATGCTCCTTTTGCAGGAACTCCCTGGCACCAAGGCCAAGGGGGACAGGACGGTCTCTGAGGAGGATGGGTCCGTAGACTGCTCTGAGTGCTGTCCCTGCGCTGAAGAAGTTATAGTTCCCCCTGGGgggccccctccctgcccctcagcACAGCCTCAATCAAGAAGTTCCCCGTCTTTGATCACCACTCTCAGTAGGAGAAACCCGCCCAGGGCTCCCTTAGAGCTGAAAACGGTGGTGAGTTGAAGGCCAGCATGGACAGTAGCTCTGGGATACAGTTAAGCTGGTGAGGAGCTCACAGTCCTATGCAGAAAGTTCCTACCATCCCTTACTCCTGGCTCCCAGCTGGAGATCCCCACTGAGGACGCTGTGGCAGGTTCAGCAGGTCTACCCCTCAGTGTCAGCAAGAGCAGGGACGGGGACATCAGGGGCCAGCCTGGGACAGGGTCGGGGCTCCCAGCACCTGGTAACCCTCTCACTTATGGACAGAGCTGGCCATGACGGAGGAGGTATGGATGGGCACCTGGAGGCCCCATCGCCCCCGGGGACCCATCATGGCCCTCTACAGCAGCCCTGGACCCAAGTACCTGATTCCACCAACAACCGGTAAGAGCCTGAGAGCCTGGGAGGGTCAGAAGCCAGGCGGGCAGGTAGGGGGGCCgggaagggcctggggctccATCACTGACTCCCCGCGGGGAGAAGGGCAGGTCAGGCTCCAGGCTGCTCAGGGCCCACTGTGTCCGCAGGCTTCATGAAGCACACGCCCACCAAGCTCCGTGCGCCGGCCTACAGCTTCCGCGGGGCCCCCATGCTCCTGGCA from Piliocolobus tephrosceles isolate RC106 chromosome 13, ASM277652v3, whole genome shotgun sequence encodes:
- the SCGB1C1 gene encoding secretoglobin family 1C member 1, whose translation is MKGSRALLLVALTLFCICPLATGEDCNEFFMDFLQTLLVGTPEELYEGPLGKYNVNEDAKAAMTELKSCIDGLQPIHKAELIKLLV